The following coding sequences are from one Primulina eburnea isolate SZY01 chromosome 15, ASM2296580v1, whole genome shotgun sequence window:
- the LOC140814833 gene encoding protein OBERON 4-like has product MKKLRSSEDLNSFGEKGAVKDWGTRDEDPALYRTSSSHRNTYYKSSDSGRKVFSSSASRYEHLDDDRESSRLVRKRSDYDSESYDRRKSYDRHRDGNERGITNSSPRAGYAMDRMHRSESFCGPKRDFPKGFRSERDRSRREGSVSAWRRFVGGKDGDDGIRNDGTEIGRGSRVESEEIGKAKSPQGPRNAKSPAWSKDSGSEQSKGVEVKKSEDMPVESSGRSSEREEGELDPDPQPPVSLTNREIKDRDAAPLNSSQKELSDCVDTETWHGKASALSEEKVDVVRGCEKQAECGLYNTVENVVNKNKDLPDCQVTTITPPKTTRSIDDNETIGENELDSNKMENRRDDHFDEDVKSSPFLEQKEGKGGDLEVQAVDPGMNGKVRFVERGEKHLIEETTKSLKDKGKCLAILTNSVGFTETDLEIENESMGLVKSGDTGTEGPSTRGFQFFSSVPIKKQERVEQSSHNKPKDDRLALELSLSLPNVLFPIGSQSRVPAPGSPSHARSAQSFHSSFQTNSDGFTASMSFSGSQQFTHNPSCSLTHNAFDFEQSVGSKPLFQGVDWNALSVDENKNKEVPAYLGTSSRGNNLYGQSQISQGNSTGQAELQQLKMGKCKKLPIGLDRQLSFNKHLSGAQAVGSFENGPEYHRDRRQLLPEKDGGGSLRINNYNPDEKDHGSVVGSDFAESIITMIVSEPIRTMAQRFNDMTGQHMTLLKEFVSDIFLNQAKQWQLSALQKSLRKRVDFTLDSLTNAHRVQLEILVALKTGLREYLLQGFEIPSADLAEIFLYSRCRNITCRSLLPADECDCKICVHQNGFCRECMCLVCLMFDMASNTCSWVGCDVCLHWCHTDCGLRESRIRNGRSATGAHGIMEMQFHCLACEHPSEMFGFVKEVFSNFLKEWTTENLLRELEYVRRIFCASEDARGKQLHEIANQMSSKLADGAALQDVQNQILSFFSESQKLRTKSISIEAGKDLSTRNQNISNGSAGGSQGTGWIKPIRPTKVAPLENSIHLLPDFDSKRNDKYSMTMDLLKNTKKEPMFDELESIVKVKQAEANMFQTRADDARREAEALKRISIKKDELIEEEYKSRIAKLRLSEAEEMRKQKVEELQALDRAYQEYFNMRIRMESDIKDLLLKMEATRRNLPT; this is encoded by the exons ATGAAGAAGTTGAGGTCAAGTGAAGATCTAAATTCATTTGGAGAGAAGGGTGCCGTGAAAGACTGGGGAACTAGGGACGAGGATCCAGCTTTGTACCGTACGTCTTCCTCGCATAGGAACACTTACTACAAATCTTCTGACAGTGGGAGAAAAGTTTTTTCTTCTTCAGCATCTAGGTATGAACATCTAGACGATGATAGAGAGAGCTCTAGACTGGTCAGAAAGCGATCAGATTATGATTCAGAAAGTTATGATAGAAGGAAGAGTTATGATCGGCATAGAGATGGGAATGAGAGAGGTATTACGAACTCTTCGCCACGGGCTGGTTATGCAATGGATCGGATGCATCGGTCCGAGAGCTTTTGTGGACCCAAGAGAGATTTTCCAAAGGGATTTAGGTCCGAGAGGGATCGGTCGAGGAGGGAGGGCAGTGTTTCAGCATGGCGGAGGTTTGTAGGTGGGAAAGATGGTGACGATGGGATTAGGAATGATGGCACTGAGATTGGTCGAGGAAGTAGAGTGGAATCTGAGGAGATTGGTAAGGCGAAATCTCCTCAGGGACCGAGGAATGCGAAATCCCCAGCTTGGTCCAAGGACTCTGGCAGTGAGCAGTCCAAGGGTGTAGAAGTTAAGAAATCTGAAGACATGCCCGTGGAAAGTAGTGGTCGGAGCAGTGAAAGAGAAGAAGGGGAACTGGATCCTGATCCACAACCCCCAGTCTCTTTGACTAATAGAGAGATTAAAGATAGAGATGCTGCACCATTGAACTCCTCACAAAAGGAACTCAGTGATTGTGTTGACACTGAAACCTGGCATGGCAAAGCAAGTGCTTTGTCTGAAGAAAAAGTAGATGTAGTGCGTGGCTGTGAGAAGCAAGCTGAATGTGGATTATATAACACTGTTGAAAATGTCGTGAACAAGAATAAAGATTTACCAGATTGTCAGGTTACCACTATAACACCCCCAAAGACCACCAGAAGCATAGATGATAATGAAACAATTGGAGAAAATGAGCTTGACAGCAACAAAATGGAAAATAGAAGAGACGATCATTTCGATGAGGACGTGAAGTCATCACCTTTTCTAGAGCAAAAGGAAGGGAAGGGTGGTGATCTTGAAGTGCAGGCAGTTGATCCTGGTATGAATGGCAAGGTGAGATTTGTAGAAAGAGGTGAAAAACATTTGATTGAGGAAACAACCAAAAGTTTGAAGGATAAGGGCAAATGCCTTGCCATATTGACTAACTCTGTTGGCTTTACAGAAACTGATTTAGAGATTGAAAACGAATCAATGGGCCTTGTAAAATCTGGAGATACTGGAACTGAAGGGCCCAGTACCAGGGGATTTCAATTTTTCTCCTCTGTTCCAATCAAGAAGCAAGAGAGAGTTGAGCAATCAAGTCACAATAAGCCAAAAGATGATAGGTTGGCACTTGAGCTTTCCCTTAGCTTGCCGAATGTTTTATTTCCCATTGGTTCTCAGAGTAGAGTTCCTGCTCCTGGTTCTCCTAGTCATGCCAGAAGTGCTCAATCCTTTCATAGCTCCTTTCAGACAAATTCTGATGGATTTACTGCTTCAATGTCCTTCTCTGGTTCTCAGCAGTTCACTCATAATCCCAGCTGTTCCTTGACCCATAATGCATTTGATTTTGAGCAATCTGTTGGCAGTAAACCTTTGTTTCAGGGGGTCGATTGGAACGCTTTGTCAGTAGATGAGAATAAGAATAAAGAAGTTCCAGCTTATCTAGGCACATCATCCAGAGGAAATAATTTGTACGGCCAGTCTCAAATATCTCAAGGTAATTCTACAGGACAAGCTGAGCTACAGCAGCTGAAAATGGGGAAATGCAAGAAATTACCAATAGGGCTTGATAGACAGTTGAGTTTTAACAAGCACTTATCTGGAGCACAGGCTGTTGGATCGTTTGAAAATGGACCAGAATATCACAGAGATAGGAGGCAATTATTGCCCGAGAAAGATGGTGGTGGATCACTAAGAATCAATAATTATAACCCAGATGAAAAAGACCATGGATCAGTTGTTGGATCTGACTTTGCCGAGTCTATAATTACTATGATAGTTTCTGAACCTATACGTACAATGGCCCAGAGATTCAATGATATGACTGGACAGCACATGACGCTGTTGAAGGAGTTTGTCTCTGACATCTTCTTGAATCAAGCTAAGCAGTGGCAGCTGAGTGCTTTGCAGAAGTCATTGAGGAAAAGGGTAGACTTTACCTTGGATTCGTTAACTAATGCGCATCGTGTTCAGTTGGAGATCTTGGTGGCGTTGAAAACAGGGCTTCGAGAATATCTTCTACAGGGATTCGAAATCCCATCTGCCGATCTGGCCGAGATATTTCTATACAGTAGATGTAGAAATATCACTTGCCGGAGCCTTCTACCTGCCGATGAGTGTGACTGCAAAATATGTGTGCATCAGAATGGTTTCTGCCGGGAGTGCATGTGTCTTGTATGTTTGATGTTTGACATGGCATCCAACACGTGCAGTTGGGTTGGTTGCGATGTATGCCTACATTGGTGCCATACAGATTGTGGATTAAGAGAATCACGTATCAGGAACGGACGGAGTGCAACAGGTGCTCATGGCATCATGGAAATGCAATTCCATTGTCTTGCCTGTGAGCATCCTTCCGAGATGTTTGGTTTTGTGAAGGAAGTTTTCAGTAACTTTTTGAAAGAATGGACGACTGAGAACCTCTTGAGGGAACTTGAATATGTGAGACGAATATTCTGTGCAAGTGAGGATGCAAGAGGTAAACAGCTACATGAAATTGCCAACCAGATGTCATCGAAATTAGCTGATGGAGCTGCGCTTCAGGATGTgcaaaatcaaattttgagtTTTTTCTCTG AAAGCCAAAAACTCAGGACTAAAAGTATTTCTATCGAAGCTGGAAAGGACTTGTCGACAAGAAACCAAAATATCAGCAATGGCAGTGCCGGGGGGAGTCAAGGGACTGGGTGGATAAAACCCATTCGTCCAACTAAGGTTGCGCCCCTTGAAAACTCTATCCATTTGCTTCCTGATTTTGACAGCAAAAGGAATGACAAATACTCGATGACCATGGACTTGTTAAAGAATACTAAAAAAGAACCGATGTTCGATGAATTAGAGAGCATTGTAAAAGTCAAACAAGCGGAGGCAAATATGTTTCAAACACGAGCTGACGATGCTCGAAGGGAAGCTGAAGCACTGAAGCGTATTTCCATAAAAAAAGATGAACTGATTGAAGAAGAGTACAAGAGCCGAATCGCAAAGCTGCGTTTGTCAGAAGCTGAGGAAATGCGAAAACAAAAGGTGGAAGAGCTCCAAGCTCTGGACCGAGCTTATCAAGAATATTTCAACATGAGAATCAGAATGGAATCAGACATCAAAGACCTTCTGTTGAAAATGGAAGCAACGAGAAGGAACCTTCCAACGTGA